The Chitinophagaceae bacterium genome contains the following window.
TCAAAGTGGCAGCCATGCTTTTTACAGACATCCCGATGGTCGGTATACTACTCTGCCTCATCATGGAAATCAAGATTTGAGCCGTTTTTTGATTCGTGCAATTTTGAGGCAAATTAATATTACACCGGAAGAATTTTCTAACCTTTTAAAGGAAATGTAAAGTTCTTCCGTGCTTATGTCAATTTTTTTCAATAATAGAAAGCCCTAAAATATTCATCACATCGATCGCCATTTCGACCTTTCCATGA
Protein-coding sequences here:
- a CDS encoding addiction module toxin, HicA family, with protein sequence MQKLLFYLGFEVKRQSGSHAFYRHPDGRYTTLPHHGNQDLSRFLIRAILRQINITPEEFSNLLKEM